One stretch of Lemur catta isolate mLemCat1 chromosome 2, mLemCat1.pri, whole genome shotgun sequence DNA includes these proteins:
- the SAYSD1 gene encoding SAYSvFN domain-containing protein 1 produces MEQRLAEFRAARKRAGLAAQPSTSTQSAQTPGEKAEAAATLRAAPSWLKRFLVWKPRPTTAQAQASLAQEVAQPGSSTSQPPRNRVVPPPSCWDQSFLTNITFLKVLLWLVLLGLFVELEFGLAYFVLSLFYWMYVGTRGPEEKKEGEKSAYSVFNPGCEAIQGTLTAEQLEHELHLRPLEGR; encoded by the exons ATGGAACAGCGGTTAGCCGAGTTTCGGGCGGCCAGAAAACGGGCCGGCTTGGCAGCCCAACCGAGCACTTCGACCCAGAGCGCACAGACCCCGGGAGAGAAGGCGGAAGCAGCTGCGACTCTAAGGGCAGCCCCAAGCTGGCTAAAGCGGTTCCTGGTTTGGAAACCGAGGCCTACTactgcccaggcccaggccagcctcgctcag GAAGTGGCTCAGCCTGGGAGCAGCACATCACAGCCACCACGAAATAGAGTCGTTCCTCCGCCGTCATGCTGGGACCAGTCCTTCCTGACCAATATCACCTTCTTGAAGGTTCTTCTCTGGTTGGTCCTACTAGGACTGTTTGTGGAACTGGAATTTGGCCTGGCTTATTTTGTCCTGTCCTTGTTCTACTGGATGTATGTTGGGACACGAGGCCCTgaagagaagaaggagggagagaagagcgCCTACTCTGTGTTCAACCCCGGCTGTGAAGCCATCCAGGGCACCCTGACTGCAGAGCAGTTGGAGCACGAGTTACACTTAAGACCCCTGGAGGGGAGATAG